From the genome of Calditrichota bacterium:
GTCGATATTGAGATATTGCTCGAAGTAGCCCTGTTGATAGAGCAATCCCACACCGACCAACGGAAGTCCGAGATCGGAGGCAGCCTTGAGGTGATCGCCGGCCAGGATGCCGAGTCCGCCCGAATAGACCGGAAGGCTTACGCCAAGCCCAAACTCCATGGAGAAGTAGGCGATCTTCAGTTCCCGCTCGCCGGGATGCATCTCATCGAACCAGGTGCGAGCTGAAAGGTAGTCCTTCAACATCGCTTCGACGCGCTGCAAATTGGCGACGAAACTGTCGTCGAGGGCGGCTTCATCGAAGGACTTCTGGGAGAGTTCGCCCAGCATCATGATCAGGTTCTGGCGACACTGCTCCCAGGTCGGAGCGTCGAGGCGCAGGAAGAGTTGGACGGCGGGCCAGTTCCAGGTGAACCAGGTGTTCATACCGATTTCCCGGAGCGGTTTCAATGGCTCGGGTAGATTCGGGATGACGTGAAAGGACTTGATCTTCAAACTGCTACTCCAATCGGATGTTTAGAGACCGATGCTGCGGAGCAAGTTGCAAGCGTATCAAAGGTGCGGCTATATGCCGCGGGGTGTCCAGTAGCGCTTGGTGCCGCGCAAATACAAATACAGACCTTGCGGTGCAGCCAGATTCATCATCAGAAAGTAGAAAGCCTGCGAAAAAGGAAAGAGTCTGAAACTAAAGAGATGCAAAAGTCCGCCGATTAATCCTATGGCAAAGAGTATAATCAAGCCTGTAGCAATTATTGTATGAACTGGCGAGAGTCCGTAAAGCAACAGCCCCGAAAGTGCAAAGACGAGAAAGAGGAACCCGGCATACCAGCGCAGAATCTTGTAGGAAAGAGTCAGGAATAGTCTGAATGGTCCAGCCTGTGCGCCTAGCCGCAGGGCTCGTGCTGTCGAATTGATCGTAAGACCGATGTTGCGGGCTCGGCGACGAAGTTCGGCTGCCATCGTCGGGCCGGCTTCTTCAAAGCCTATGGCATCGGGCTCAAAGACCACTCGCGCGCC
Proteins encoded in this window:
- a CDS encoding glycosyltransferase family 1 protein gives rise to the protein MKIKSFHVIPNLPEPLKPLREIGMNTWFTWNWPAVQLFLRLDAPTWEQCRQNLIMMLGELSQKSFDEAALDDSFVANLQRVEAMLKDYLSARTWFDEMHPGERELKIAYFSMEFGLGVSLPVYSGGLGILAGDHLKAASDLGLPLVGVGLLYQQGYFEQYLNIDGWQGERYPINDWYNMPVSRMKDAAGKPLAISVDIAGEALVAHIWKVLVGRTALYLLDANIPENPP